Proteins from a single region of Theobroma cacao cultivar B97-61/B2 chromosome 10, Criollo_cocoa_genome_V2, whole genome shotgun sequence:
- the LOC18586207 gene encoding ankyrin repeat-containing protein At2g01680 produces the protein MDECYERLRGAAQAGNIDALYALIREDAYLLDGIDQMPFFDTPLHIAAAAGHTDFAMEIMNLKPSLALKLNHDGFSPIHLALQNGQKETVLDLLGMDKDLVRVKGKEGKTPLHYVVGEADLSLVFTFLLCCPECIRDVTNQNETALHIAAQKNLLEALQVLVGLLRRTHHKDGKLWDKEVLNWKDKEGDTVLHIAMVELLLDCGIEKNAMNWSGLTAMDILQGQSQVDNKRTLEVLRYFGCSNASSIHTNSTFVKFLRSKISFSERSNIVISRMRKNISNGTRNALLVVLGLILTTTYQSAVNPPYDLFQPVIRQEMIPQDAGGQWVSPNDGIMAALDPLALSFSIFNAIDFLVTPLVTLLILPWVPYGQLLHVLLLLVFILFVASMGLSLASTTSVIGIGVFCSFVVITIILGIFIVMNKVRSGKVDTDCIKEVGDRIRLHGHEDDDIKKK, from the exons ATGGATGAGTGTTATGAGAGGCTGCGGGGGGCTGCTCAAGCAGGAAATATCGATGCATTATATGCATTAATTCGAGAAGATGCATATCTTTTGGATGGCATTGATCAGATGCCATTCTTTGATACCCCACTGCACATAGCTGCAGCTGCGGGGCACACTGATTTTGCCATGGAGATAATGAACTTGAAGCCATCACTAGCTTTAAAGCTGAACCATGATGGCTTTAGCCCTATTCACCTTGCCTTGCAAAATGGGCAAAAAGAGACGGTCCTTGATCTCCTGGGAATGGATAAAGATCTCGTTCGTGTCAAAGGAAAGGAGGGTAAAACTCCTTTGCACTACGTAGTTGGAGAAGCGGACCTCAGTCTTGTATTCACATTTCTCTTGTGTTGTCCTGAATGCATCAGAGATGTGACAAATCAAAATGAGACTGCTTTGCACATTGCAGCTCAAAAGAACCTACTGGAAGCTCTTCAAGTCCTTGTAGGTTTGCTTCGGAGGACGCATCACAAAGATGGAAAATTATGGGACAAAGAAGTCCTGAATTGGAAGGACAAGGAAGGCGATACTGTGCTGCACATTGCG ATGGTAGAACTTTTACTAGATTGTGGGATCGAGAAGAACGCCATGAATTGGAGCGGGTTGACAGCAATGGATATCTTACAGGGCCAAAGCCAAGTCGACAACAAAAGGACTTTGGAAGTTCTACGCTATTTTGGGTGCTCGAATGCTTCCTCAATCCACACTAATTCCACCTTTGTTAAGTTCTTAAGATCAAAGATCTCGTTTTCTGAAAGATCGAATATAGTTATAAGCCGGATGAGGAAAAACATATCAAATGGCACTCGCAACGCATTACTGGTAGTGCTTGGTCTAATTTTAACTACCACCTACCAATCTGCTGTTAATCCGCCTTATGATCTTTTTCAACCAGTTATTCGCCAGGAAATGATCCCTCAAGATGCAGGGGGACAATGGGTTTCTCCGAACGATGGTATTATGGCCGCTCTTGATCCGCTTGCTCTGtctttctctatcttcaatgcaattgatttctTGGTAACACCTTTAGTGACACTTTTGATCCTCCCTTGGGTTCCTTATGGTCAGCTGCTTCACGTCCTATTGCTGCTAGTATTTATCCTCTTCGTGGCGTCAATGGGTTTGTCGCTTGCATCGACGACTTCGGTTATTGGGATTGGTGTGTTTTGTTCTTTCGTAGTTATCACAATAATCCTAGGGATATTCATTGTCATGAACAAAGTTAGAAGCGGGAAGGTTGACACAGACTGCATCAAGGAAGTTGGTGACAGGATACGTCTGCACGGGCACGAGGACGACGACATTAAAAAGAAGTAA
- the LOC18586208 gene encoding ankyrin repeat-containing protein At2g01680 — protein MKRLKSAARAGNIDELYTLIRTDAYILERVDQMPFADTPLHIASAAGHIDFAMEIMNLKPSFARKLNQDGFSPIHLALQQGQTEMVLRLLAIDKDLVRVKGREGKTPLHYVASEGNLSLLAQFLLRCPKCIQDVTIRNETALHIAAENNNLKALRVLLLSLKRTNLYGKSSEKKLLNFRDKDGNTVLHIAASTNQPQMVKLLIECKVSINKTNSRGLTALDILESMSNVDNRDSSEILRDFGGLNASATRRRPSLHVMLGSKITLLENAFGEVFHDIITMSADRSNALLVVLVLILTATYQAALAPPARFSGADTGSDSANNTSTDSTVGKSVMGSTAFLLFYIPNTIAFIIAMILILGLLAIVASGITTLLLVPLLLLYFCLLISTYDMSPASGRIVLWFSFLISLPVALRVIDQIKRLGKHLTQKEIPPP, from the exons ATGAAGAGGTTGAAGAGCGCTGCTCGGGCTGGAAATATTGATGAATTGTATACATTAATTCGGACGGATGCATATATTTTAGAGCGTGTTGATCAGATGCCTTTTGCTGACACTCCTTTACACATAGCTTCAGCTGCAGGGCACATTGATTTTGCAATGGAGATTATGAATTTAAAGCCATCATTTGCCAGAAAGCTGAATCAAGATGGCTTTAGCCCCATTCACTTGGCTTTGCAACAAGGGCAGACAGAGATGGTGCTTCGTCTATTGGCAATTGATAAAGACCTTGTCCGTGTTAAAGGGAGGGAAGGAAAAACTCCTTTGCATTACGTAGCTAGCGAAGGAAACCTCAGTCTTTTGGCTCAATTTCTACTACGTTGTCCTAAATGTATTCAAGATGTGACAATCCGAAATGAAACTGCTTTGCACATTGCGGCGGAAAACAATAACTTAAAAGCTCTTCGAGTCTTACTGCTGTCACTTAAGAGGACTAACCTTTACGGTAAATCGTCAGAAAAAAAGCTCTTGAATTTCAGGGATAAGGATGGCAACACTGTGTTGCACATAGCTGCATCCACGAATCAACCCCAG ATGGTCAAACTATTGATAGAATGTAAGGTTAGTATAAACAAGACCAATTCAAGGGGTTTGACAGCTCTGGATATCTTAGAAAGCATGAGCAATGTTGACAACAGAGACAGTTCAGAGATTCTTCGCGATTTTGGAGGCTTGAATGCTTCCGCGACTCGTAGACGTCCATCCTTACACGTGATGTTAGGATCAAAGATCACACTTCTTGAAAACGCATTTGGTGAAGTGTTTCATGATATTATCACTATGTCAGCTGATAGGAGCAATGCATTGCTAGTAGTATTAGTACTGATTTTAACAGCAACTTACCAGGCCGCTCTCGCTCCCCCTGCTCGTTTTTCTGGGGCTGATACCGGCTCTGACTCTGCAAATAACACTTCCACCGATTCCACTGTGGGGAAATCAGTGATGGGATCAACtgcttttcttctcttctacATCCCAAACACCATAGCTTTTATCATCGCAATGATCCTAATACTTGGCCTTCTTGCAATTGTTGCCAGTGGCATCACTACTCTTCTTCTAGTGCCGctacttttattatatttttgcctTCTGATTTCTACATATGATATGTCTCCAGCATCTGGCCGTATTGTTCTTTGGTTTAGTTTCCTTATTAGTTTACCGGTAGCGCTGAGAGTCATAGACCAAATAAAAAGACTTGGGAAACATTTGACTCAGAAGGAGATACCACCACCTTAA